The DNA window CCGTAGGCGAGGGCCACATCGCTTCCCGGGTTGATGGAAAGGGAAAAGTCTGACTGTTGTGAAGTTTCACTGAAGCGGGGATCGACAGTGACTATCAGTGCGCCCTTTTTCTGGGCCTCCCGTGCACGATGCCATAAGTGGGGGGCACATACGGCGCTATTGAATCCCCAGAATACCACGAGCTTTCTCGAGACCACCTCATCAGGCTGGATACCGTAATATTTCCCGTAATGGAGAGAGATGGCGGCAAGCCCGGAGTTGTTGCAGATGGCGTAGTCTGTACCTGTGAAGTCGAGAGCGTTCCAGAGTCGTTGGGGAAAGTACGATGAGAGGAGCCCTCCGTTGCCGGCGTAATCAAGATGGAGAAGGGCCCCAGGCCCATGGTTTTCCAGGGTTTCCCTGATTTTCCCCGCTACTGCCGCCATAGCCTGCTCCCATGAAACCCTTTCCCTGCCCGTTTTTGTATTTATCGAAGGGAAGAGAACCCTGTTCCTGGAGAGGTGAGCTTTTTCTTTGGCACCACGGGGGCAGAGAAAGCCTCTCGTCACGGGATGATCCTTTTCCCCGCGAACATGGCTTATCTGACCAAGACTATCAAGGGTCACCACAAAGGAGCAGCTGTCATAGCAGTCCCTCGGGCAGCATGCCCTGTGTTCCTTCTTTTTATTTCTCATGGCGACCTCACCTTAAGGGATAATTTTTATATTTTTAAGAGCCGACTCGACATGCCCTGTGATGATACTGTTCATCACGGGGCCATAGTGGCTGCCGTCATAACCCGTATCAATAGAGCTCTCATCAAGCTCTGAAAGGGGCTTCATCAGGTCCACTGGCTGCAGATCTCTCCCCGCAAGAGCGCTTATGGCATTGTCCCACCTCTTCCGGAAGGCCGGCTCTTTTTTATAGCGCCTTATCTCGTCATGGATAGGGAGGAAGAAGAGGATGAAATCCTTACGATCCCCCTTTACCTCGCGGCGCATTGCCTTTATAATCTCACCCGTCACTTTCACCGCTTCCCGGGTTGGATCAAAGATATTGGTTCTCAGGGAGTTCTCATGGCCGGTGAAATATGATCGGGCTATGAGTTTGTAGGATATGAGGCTCCCAAGCAGGGGGGGGCTTTCATATTTTACCGGGATATAGAAGGAATCATAGGCGCAGAGATGTTTTCTCAGGGTTTCCGAAATGTGCCCTCTGTTTTCTGCAATGAATTGCTCCTTGCCGGCATAAGGCGACTTTATCAGGACCAACTCCTGATTTTTCAGGAGAAAGCGGGGCATGATATTAGGCGCCTGCCACCCGATGAGGATCCGGTAAGTATTGATATCCCTTTCAAGGTCGCAGCCAGGCACGGTGACAAGCGCTGCGGCATCGTAATCAAGCTCTTTTTTCAGCTTCATGTAGCGCAGGTAGCACTGGGCCGTACCGTAGCCTTCCACGGCGAAGTTGAGGGCCTCAAGGGAAGTGCTTTTTTCTTCCAGCATATAAGGCCATGTCTCTTCAAGTGGAACCCTGCAGCAGTGGGTGAAGGAATCTCCAAAAAGGAGGATGCGCTTTTTCCCCCGGGGTTTTTCCCTTCCGCAGTCCCGTGAGGAACGGGCTCCCATGTTGTTGGCATGCCACCATCCATGGGGTGATGTGGAGTTCTCCTGGGGAACATATCCGAGAGTTTTGTCTTCCCTGTGGATGGATCTCAAGTCTTCGGGCGACCAATTTAAAGGTGCCCGTGAGCGTTTTCTGAGAGCAATCTCTGTTTTGGAGGCTTCCCAGGCAGGGGTATGGGTCTCCTTCTCGATTTCTGCCATCCTGTCGGGGGCAATCACAAAGGGGGGAAGCTCACCTCCCAGCAGAGTTCCGAAACAGACGGGCGAGGGCTTTACCAGGAACCTAAGGCTCACTTCAAGCACAAAAAGGGCCAGTAAGAGAGTCAGGAGGAAAAAGAGGGCCTTTCTTGCCATCTCCCGCTTGCGGTCACTCTTCATGGTGTTCTGCCGGGCCTCCTGATCTTATGCCTTCACTCCCAGCTCGTCAAGAATTCTTTCCCTGTTCTCATCGAGCTGAGGGGCAGGGGGGCGTTTCTTTGGATCTTTATAGGCTGAGAGCTTGACGGGATTCCCTGCCATGGTAATGGGGCCCGCCACGGGGTCATCAGTCTCTATGATCATGGTCCGGGAGAGCACCTGGGGATCTTCTATTATATTCTTTACATTATTTATGGGTCCACAAGGGACGCCGGCTTTATCAAGGATCTCGCGCCACTGGGCGGTAGTCTTGGTGATTAGGATTGGTTCCAGTTCATTGTTGAGGTGCTCAAGGTTGGCGACTCTTTCCGGATTTGTGGCAAAGAGGGAGTTGGCCACAAGATCGGGCCGCTCCATTGCGGCGGCGAGTTTCTCAAAGAGGCTGTCATTTCCTGCAGCAACCACAAGGTGACTGTCTAAGGTCTTATATACTTCAAAGGGCGCTATGGAAGGATGCCGTGCCCCCAGGGGGGTTGGCACCTCTCCGGTGGCGAAATAGCGGGCCATGGCATTTTCCAGTATGGAAACCTGCCCATCGAGCATGGCAACATCTACTTTCATTCCTTCGCCGCTTATAGTCCTCCTGTAGAGGGCGCCCTCAATACCTATGACAGTGTAAAGAGCGGCAATGATATCACCTATTGAGGTGCCGACACGGGTTGGCGGTGAATGGGGGTGGCCGGTGATGCTCATGATCCCGCCCATGCCCTGTACTACCATATCATAAGCCGCTCGCTGCGAGTATGGACCTGAGTGGCCGAAGCCGGAAGAGGCCGCATAGATGAGGCGCGGGTACTTCTTGTGGAGTTCTTCCCATCCGTAACCAAGGCGTTCCATGACCCCAGGACGGTAGTTCTCAACGATTACATCAGCCCGCTCAAGCAGTTTTTCAAAGATGGCGCGGTCCTTCTCCTGCTTGAGATTGAGGGCGATGCTCTCCTTCCCCCTGTTTATAGAGGCGAAATAGGCTGAAACTCCTTTGATGAAGGGGGGAAAGTGGCGGGAGTCATCGCCGTTGCCGGGAGGTTC is part of the Candidatus Eremiobacterota bacterium genome and encodes:
- a CDS encoding CoA transferase; protein product: MHHQGPISGITIVDLSKVLAGPFATMICADLGARVIKVEPPGNGDDSRHFPPFIKGVSAYFASINRGKESIALNLKQEKDRAIFEKLLERADVIVENYRPGVMERLGYGWEELHKKYPRLIYAASSGFGHSGPYSQRAAYDMVVQGMGGIMSITGHPHSPPTRVGTSIGDIIAALYTVIGIEGALYRRTISGEGMKVDVAMLDGQVSILENAMARYFATGEVPTPLGARHPSIAPFEVYKTLDSHLVVAAGNDSLFEKLAAAMERPDLVANSLFATNPERVANLEHLNNELEPILITKTTAQWREILDKAGVPCGPINNVKNIIEDPQVLSRTMIIETDDPVAGPITMAGNPVKLSAYKDPKKRPPAPQLDENRERILDELGVKA